Proteins encoded by one window of uncultured Draconibacterium sp.:
- a CDS encoding OadG family protein translates to MEPLSILLASSVQFGYTVAIVGFGIVFTALTCLVIVFSNTPKLINMKFNKEKLKRNKTKGQAEVKKDEDYMEGNVTAAISLALHMYFNELHDEESNIVTIKKVRKSYSPWSSKIYSVQNNWPR, encoded by the coding sequence ATGGAACCATTATCAATTCTATTAGCCAGTTCTGTTCAGTTTGGGTACACGGTTGCAATCGTTGGATTCGGTATTGTTTTTACTGCGCTTACTTGTTTGGTTATTGTGTTTAGTAATACTCCAAAGTTGATTAACATGAAATTCAACAAGGAGAAGCTGAAAAGAAACAAAACCAAAGGGCAGGCCGAAGTTAAAAAAGACGAAGATTACATGGAAGGTAACGTAACTGCAGCAATCAGTTTAGCCCTGCACATGTACTTTAACGAACTGCACGACGAAGAGAGTAACATTGTTACCATTAAAAAGGTAAGAAAATCTTACTCTCCATGGAGTTCAAAAATTTACAGTGTACAAAACAACTGGCCACGATAA
- a CDS encoding short chain dehydrogenase: protein MKIVVIGGQGTIGSAVANHFKKKHEVITASRSNGDVQVDMESSESIKNMFEKIGKVDAIVNCSGATKWGPFAELSEEDFYVGLRGKLMGQVNIVRIGKEYLNEGGSITLTTGVLADDPVMGATNSAMANNAIHGFVLAVSQEHRNEFRLNVVSPELVEDSAERLGAAFPGHTPVSMQKVAKGYERSVEGLRTGEIIRVYE from the coding sequence ATGAAAATAGTAGTTATTGGAGGACAAGGAACAATTGGCAGTGCTGTTGCCAACCATTTTAAGAAAAAGCACGAGGTGATTACTGCCAGCCGCAGCAATGGCGATGTGCAGGTTGATATGGAAAGTTCTGAATCGATAAAAAATATGTTTGAAAAGATCGGTAAGGTTGATGCCATTGTAAATTGCTCCGGAGCAACAAAATGGGGACCTTTTGCCGAACTTTCGGAAGAGGACTTTTATGTTGGCCTAAGAGGTAAATTAATGGGCCAGGTCAACATTGTTCGAATTGGCAAAGAATACTTAAATGAAGGTGGTTCTATTACCCTAACAACAGGTGTTTTGGCCGATGATCCGGTAATGGGGGCAACCAACTCGGCTATGGCAAATAATGCCATTCATGGTTTTGTATTGGCCGTTTCGCAGGAACACCGAAATGAATTCCGGCTAAATGTGGTTTCTCCAGAACTGGTTGAAGATTCAGCAGAACGACTTGGCGCTGCATTCCCTGGGCACACTCCTGTTTCGATGCAGAAAGTGGCCAAAGGCTACGAGCGAAGTGTTGAAGGTTTGCGTACCGGGGAGATTATTCGTGTTTATGAATAA
- a CDS encoding sodium ion-translocating decarboxylase subunit beta, whose product MRKIFQLLFVLIFLAPSVFAAGQPEKLSDVITNGKWVNHSDGYVPIPTYKEGEPDQKENPGTVKRFKTFTFETDGGFLLDSAKQRYSGRYEVIGNEVELHFNSVPITELRTNKDPNQQGGYNITSQQVKLPNRVLKLNAEGELTGDGYTYKLYSGAVAGLFNFYEFSGFANIAWGNIIMMVVGLIFIYLAIRYDFEPMLLIPIGFGILIGNIPMFQVADFNLKLGVYEPGSVLNILYQGVVQGWYPPLIFLGIGAMTDFSSLISNPKLMLLGAAAQIGIFLTFLGAIYLGFAAPEAGAIGIIGGADGPTAIFISSKLANGVNVLPDGTTVKNLIGPIAIAAYSYMALVPVIQPPVIKLMTTKKERLIRMKPPRAVSKLEKVLFPIIGLILTAYIAPSALPLIGMLFFGNLLKESGVTKRLANTAANPLIDVITILLGITVGASTQADVFLTPASIKIFALGAGSFVIATAGGVAGAKIMNLFLKKENKINPMIGASGVSAVPDSARVVQHMGLKEDPTNHLLMHAMAPNVSGVIGSAVAAGILLSFLM is encoded by the coding sequence ATGAGAAAAATTTTTCAATTATTATTCGTATTGATTTTTCTTGCGCCTTCAGTATTTGCTGCGGGTCAGCCGGAAAAACTCAGCGATGTAATCACAAACGGGAAATGGGTAAATCATTCCGATGGATATGTTCCTATTCCTACTTATAAAGAAGGAGAACCTGATCAAAAAGAAAATCCTGGTACAGTTAAGCGTTTCAAAACATTTACTTTTGAAACCGACGGAGGTTTTCTTCTTGACTCGGCAAAACAACGCTATTCAGGCCGCTATGAAGTTATTGGCAACGAGGTTGAATTGCATTTCAATTCTGTTCCAATTACTGAGTTACGGACCAACAAGGATCCAAACCAACAGGGAGGGTATAACATTACATCCCAACAGGTAAAACTTCCTAACCGTGTTCTGAAATTGAATGCGGAAGGGGAATTAACCGGCGATGGATATACTTACAAACTATACAGTGGTGCAGTAGCAGGATTGTTCAACTTCTACGAATTTTCGGGATTTGCCAACATTGCATGGGGAAACATTATTATGATGGTTGTGGGATTGATTTTTATATACCTCGCAATTCGTTATGATTTTGAGCCGATGCTGCTGATTCCGATCGGATTCGGTATTTTAATCGGTAACATTCCAATGTTCCAGGTAGCCGACTTTAACCTGAAATTGGGTGTTTACGAACCTGGATCGGTACTGAATATTCTTTACCAGGGTGTGGTTCAGGGATGGTATCCGCCACTTATTTTCCTTGGTATTGGAGCTATGACCGACTTCTCGTCGTTAATCTCGAATCCGAAACTGATGTTACTTGGTGCTGCTGCACAGATCGGTATTTTCCTTACCTTCCTTGGAGCGATTTATTTAGGATTTGCCGCACCTGAAGCAGGTGCAATTGGTATTATTGGTGGTGCCGACGGTCCTACTGCGATCTTTATTTCATCGAAATTAGCAAACGGTGTTAACGTATTACCCGATGGAACCACGGTGAAAAACCTGATTGGCCCGATTGCCATTGCAGCGTATTCATACATGGCTCTTGTTCCGGTTATTCAACCACCTGTAATTAAACTAATGACGACAAAAAAAGAACGTCTGATCCGGATGAAACCTCCTCGCGCGGTTTCAAAACTGGAAAAAGTATTGTTCCCGATTATTGGTTTGATCCTGACAGCATATATCGCTCCATCAGCGTTACCACTTATTGGTATGTTGTTCTTCGGTAACCTGCTGAAAGAATCGGGTGTTACAAAACGTTTGGCCAATACGGCTGCTAACCCGTTAATTGACGTAATTACCATTTTACTGGGAATTACAGTGGGTGCATCTACTCAGGCCGACGTGTTCCTTACTCCTGCGTCTATCAAGATTTTTGCGCTGGGAGCCGGTTCGTTCGTAATTGCAACAGCTGGTGGTGTTGCCGGTGCTAAAATCATGAACTTGTTCCTGAAAAAAGAGAACAAAATCAATCCAATGATTGGAGCTTCCGGTGTATCAGCCGTTCCCGATAGTGCGAGGGTGGTTCAACACATGGGATTAAAAGAAGATCCTACCAACCACTTGTTGATGCACGCAATGGCACCAAACGTTTCAGGTGTTATTGGTTCGGCAGTTGCAGCTGGTATTTTGTTGAGCTTCTTAATGTAA
- a CDS encoding YbaK/EbsC family protein, whose translation MPVKKLKTYLDENKVKYVVIKHSSAFTAQEIAAKSHVSGKEFAKTVIVKVEGKMAMAVLPASYQVDFELLKEIFGSAHVSLAKEAEFQRFFPDCEIGAMPPFGNLYDMEVFVAETLAEDDEIAFNAGNHTEMIKMSYADFERLVEPRVFKFSWKTVSMPGDPSERWALE comes from the coding sequence ATGCCAGTAAAAAAACTTAAAACTTATCTTGATGAAAACAAGGTAAAGTATGTTGTAATAAAACATTCAAGTGCTTTTACAGCTCAGGAAATTGCAGCAAAGAGTCATGTTTCGGGAAAAGAGTTTGCAAAGACGGTAATTGTAAAGGTAGAAGGGAAAATGGCTATGGCAGTGCTTCCCGCATCGTATCAGGTAGATTTTGAATTGCTCAAAGAGATCTTTGGATCAGCACATGTCAGCCTGGCGAAAGAAGCCGAATTTCAACGTTTTTTTCCCGACTGTGAAATAGGAGCGATGCCACCATTTGGTAATCTCTATGATATGGAGGTTTTTGTGGCAGAAACCCTGGCCGAGGATGATGAAATTGCTTTTAATGCAGGCAATCATACCGAAATGATTAAAATGAGTTATGCCGATTTTGAGCGTTTAGTTGAACCACGCGTTTTCAAGTTTTCGTGGAAAACTGTTTCAATGCCCGGCGATCCAAGTGAAAGATGGGCGTTGGAATAA
- a CDS encoding serine hydrolase domain-containing protein produces MKKLLFALCFSAFTLIAFSQKKEKDYTDAFKLVEVWLEAQKDFENLPGLSAIILKDQEVLWKAGFGYANPEIGVETKPSTLYSICSISKLFTSVAVMKLYDEGKLRLDDEIHTLLPWFDLEQQFPASGPITIRSLLTHSSGLPRESAHPYWTGPDFPFPTSDAVKTDLKTQETLYPASTYWQYSNLAMSLLGEVVKEVSGMAYNDYIQENILTPLGLNNTRPFLPEDKYGTELSLGFSSEKRDRQREKVNFFQAKGIKAAAGFSSNVEDLAKFAAWQLRLIDTTTTEILKPSTLQNMQRVHFLDPDWESSWGLGFSVRKDAKGNTVVGHGGSCPGYRTQLSIYPKEKLAFSVMINASGTTPAKYISGIKNIMSEVKDKPEERTVDLDEYSGLYTEQPWWSEVYYGELNGQLVSMSLPTNSPTLTFYKHIEGDTFKRIRKDKELGETVVFERDENSKVYRIKQHGNYSVRMKN; encoded by the coding sequence ATGAAAAAACTGTTATTTGCTTTATGTTTCTCTGCATTTACTCTTATCGCTTTTTCACAGAAAAAAGAAAAAGATTACACCGATGCTTTTAAGTTGGTTGAAGTATGGCTGGAAGCACAAAAAGATTTCGAGAATCTCCCCGGGCTTTCGGCGATAATCCTAAAAGATCAGGAAGTACTCTGGAAAGCCGGTTTTGGTTATGCCAATCCTGAAATAGGAGTTGAAACTAAACCTTCAACACTTTACAGTATTTGTTCCATCTCGAAATTATTCACTTCTGTAGCAGTAATGAAACTATACGATGAAGGTAAGTTAAGGCTCGATGATGAAATCCACACCCTCCTGCCTTGGTTTGATCTGGAGCAACAATTTCCAGCCAGTGGTCCCATAACAATACGATCTTTACTAACCCATTCGTCGGGATTACCGCGCGAATCGGCACATCCATACTGGACTGGCCCCGACTTTCCGTTTCCTACAAGCGACGCCGTTAAAACCGACCTAAAAACACAGGAAACTTTATATCCTGCATCAACCTATTGGCAATACAGTAACCTGGCAATGTCGCTATTAGGAGAAGTGGTAAAGGAAGTATCCGGCATGGCTTACAACGATTACATTCAGGAAAATATTTTAACACCATTGGGCCTAAACAATACCAGACCGTTTTTACCCGAAGACAAATACGGAACCGAACTGTCCTTGGGATTTAGTTCTGAAAAACGCGACAGACAGCGCGAAAAAGTAAATTTCTTTCAGGCAAAAGGAATAAAGGCTGCAGCAGGGTTTTCCTCTAATGTTGAAGACCTGGCCAAGTTTGCAGCGTGGCAATTAAGATTAATCGACACTACAACTACAGAAATTCTAAAACCATCTACATTGCAAAATATGCAACGTGTTCATTTTCTCGATCCGGATTGGGAAAGCAGTTGGGGACTGGGTTTTTCGGTGCGTAAGGATGCAAAAGGAAATACTGTAGTTGGACACGGTGGAAGTTGCCCGGGTTATCGCACACAGTTATCGATTTATCCGAAAGAAAAACTGGCTTTTTCGGTGATGATAAATGCCAGTGGAACTACCCCTGCAAAATATATATCAGGCATAAAAAACATCATGTCAGAGGTAAAAGACAAGCCTGAAGAGAGAACAGTAGATTTGGATGAATACAGTGGTTTATATACTGAACAACCCTGGTGGAGCGAAGTGTATTATGGAGAATTAAACGGACAACTGGTCTCAATGAGTTTACCGACCAATTCTCCAACTTTAACGTTTTACAAACACATTGAAGGAGACACTTTTAAAAGAATAAGAAAAGACAAAGAATTAGGTGAAACAGTTGTTTTTGAGCGCGATGAGAACAGCAAGGTTTACAGGATTAAACAACATGGTAATTATTCTGTTAGGATGAAAAATTAA
- a CDS encoding biotin/lipoyl-containing protein, with protein sequence MKKYKFTIRGNDYDVHLKDIEDNVAELDVNGTIYEVEIHGEVKTSKTPKLIRKPVEKMPGEGQIKKSESTGKHKVTAPLPGTILKINVTVGDVVTEGQNLMVMEAMKMENQVQTTKAGEVKAIKVGVGDSVLQDDVLIEIG encoded by the coding sequence ATGAAAAAATATAAATTCACAATACGAGGTAACGATTACGATGTTCATTTAAAAGACATTGAAGACAATGTTGCAGAATTGGACGTAAACGGAACCATTTACGAGGTTGAGATTCACGGAGAAGTTAAAACATCAAAAACTCCGAAACTAATTAGAAAACCGGTTGAAAAGATGCCTGGAGAAGGTCAGATAAAAAAATCAGAATCGACCGGAAAACATAAAGTTACAGCACCACTACCAGGAACAATTTTGAAAATTAATGTAACTGTTGGCGATGTGGTTACCGAAGGCCAAAACCTGATGGTTATGGAAGCCATGAAAATGGAAAACCAGGTACAAACCACAAAAGCCGGCGAAGTTAAAGCTATTAAAGTTGGTGTGGGCGACAGCGTGCTTCAGGATGATGTTTTAATTGAAATTGGTTAA